The proteins below come from a single Paracoccus sp. SCSIO 75233 genomic window:
- a CDS encoding TRAP transporter permease, translated as MTENNEPKRPDPAQRKGRPGDQMEASAVEMEAAGHGGLNQSELDELVASSDTGARTPAGWVGRAILIVAFCWSLFQIWIASPLPFILEFGILNDTETRSIHLAFAMFLAYLAYPAERTPVQLGLSLAVPVVMTILFIVGADGGNAWWIVLIGAAMMVAILLGSPKNRVPPWEWALAIVSVFAALYIYIFYDSIATRVGNPNLQDMVVAVMGLLLLLEVTRRALGPALMIVATVFLAYTFLGPYMPDIIAHKGNSLSEVANHQWITTEGVFGIALGVSTSFVFLFVLFGALLDKAGAGNYFIQVAFSLMGHMRGGPAKAAVVSSAMTGLISGSSIANVVTTGTFTIPLMKKVGFSSEKAGAVEVASSVNGQIMPPVMGAAAFLMVEYVGIPYFDVVKHAFLPATISYIALVYIVHLEAMKANMQGLPRPYEPGPWMRRIVGFVFGVAVISALSMLVYYGMGWVRPAFGAAAGYVIFGFLAVVYLALLWVGSREEPLEIDDPNAEVTQLPMPGPTVRSGLHFLLPVVVLVWALMVDRLSPGLSAFWATAFMIFILVTQRPLMVMMRGEDRTHNNSVGAAFRAGVDDLVDGMISGARNMIGIGIATATAGIIVGVVSQTGVGAALADVVEVLSGGNLLAILFLTAVLSLILGMGLPTTANYIVVSALLAPVIVTLGQQNGLIVPLIAVHLFVFYFGIMADVTPPVGLASFAAAAVSGGDPIRTGVVAFFYSLRTAALPFLFIFNTDLLLIDVGWLHGIFVFITATLAMLLFAAATQGWFLTRNNILETVALLLVAFTIFRPGFWMDMVAPPWDDLPPAQLEQALEDAPVGEPFRLSVAGLNAVGDPVEFRVELPVPEGETGADRLAALGIETIQNGDQVMIDNVAFDSPAAEAGLDWDQEIQLVRAPADAPSKYLMYIPAFLLLAFVVWMQRRRAGPGDSGVAAQPAAT; from the coding sequence ATGACCGAGAATAATGAGCCGAAACGGCCTGATCCGGCGCAGCGCAAGGGGCGACCGGGCGATCAGATGGAGGCCTCCGCCGTGGAGATGGAGGCCGCCGGGCATGGTGGTCTTAACCAGAGCGAACTGGATGAGTTGGTTGCGTCATCGGATACCGGCGCGCGGACCCCGGCTGGCTGGGTCGGCCGCGCGATCCTGATCGTTGCGTTCTGCTGGTCGCTGTTCCAGATCTGGATCGCCTCTCCGCTGCCGTTCATCCTCGAATTCGGGATTCTGAACGACACCGAAACCCGGTCCATCCACCTCGCCTTCGCCATGTTCCTCGCCTATCTGGCCTATCCGGCGGAGCGAACCCCGGTGCAGCTTGGCCTGTCGCTGGCAGTGCCGGTCGTCATGACGATCCTGTTCATCGTCGGCGCGGATGGCGGCAATGCCTGGTGGATCGTGCTGATCGGCGCGGCGATGATGGTGGCGATCCTGCTCGGCAGCCCGAAAAACAGGGTGCCGCCGTGGGAATGGGCGCTGGCCATCGTTTCGGTCTTTGCGGCGCTTTATATTTATATCTTCTACGATTCCATTGCGACGCGGGTCGGCAACCCGAATCTTCAGGACATGGTTGTCGCGGTCATGGGGCTGCTGCTGCTGCTAGAGGTCACGCGGCGCGCGCTTGGCCCGGCGCTGATGATCGTGGCGACGGTGTTCCTCGCCTATACCTTCCTCGGCCCCTATATGCCGGATATTATCGCGCATAAGGGCAACTCGCTGTCGGAGGTTGCGAACCACCAATGGATCACGACCGAGGGTGTGTTCGGCATCGCGCTCGGCGTTTCGACCAGCTTCGTGTTCCTGTTCGTGCTGTTCGGTGCGCTGCTGGATAAGGCCGGGGCGGGCAATTATTTCATTCAGGTTGCGTTCAGCCTGATGGGCCATATGCGCGGCGGACCGGCGAAAGCGGCGGTCGTCAGCTCGGCCATGACCGGGCTGATCTCGGGCTCGTCGATTGCCAACGTGGTGACGACGGGGACGTTCACCATTCCGCTGATGAAAAAGGTCGGCTTCAGTTCCGAAAAAGCGGGCGCGGTCGAGGTGGCGTCTTCGGTCAACGGTCAGATCATGCCGCCCGTGATGGGGGCCGCGGCCTTCCTGATGGTCGAATATGTGGGCATCCCCTATTTCGACGTGGTCAAGCATGCGTTCCTGCCTGCAACGATTTCCTATATCGCGCTTGTCTATATCGTCCATCTGGAGGCGATGAAGGCGAATATGCAGGGCCTTCCGCGCCCTTATGAGCCGGGGCCGTGGATGCGCCGTATCGTCGGTTTCGTGTTTGGCGTTGCCGTGATTTCCGCACTGTCGATGCTGGTCTATTACGGCATGGGCTGGGTCCGTCCGGCCTTCGGCGCGGCGGCGGGCTATGTCATCTTCGGCTTCCTTGCAGTCGTCTATCTGGCGCTGCTCTGGGTCGGATCGCGCGAGGAGCCGCTGGAGATCGACGATCCGAATGCGGAGGTCACGCAACTGCCGATGCCGGGTCCGACGGTCCGCTCCGGCCTGCATTTCCTGCTGCCGGTGGTGGTTCTGGTCTGGGCGCTGATGGTGGACCGGCTGTCACCCGGCCTGTCGGCCTTCTGGGCGACCGCGTTCATGATCTTCATCCTTGTGACCCAGCGTCCGCTGATGGTGATGATGCGGGGCGAGGACCGGACCCATAACAACAGTGTCGGCGCGGCGTTCCGGGCGGGCGTTGATGACCTTGTTGACGGTATGATCTCCGGCGCGCGCAATATGATCGGGATCGGTATCGCGACCGCCACGGCGGGGATTATCGTCGGTGTCGTCAGCCAGACCGGGGTCGGCGCGGCGCTGGCCGATGTGGTCGAGGTGCTGTCCGGCGGCAATCTGCTGGCGATCCTGTTCCTGACAGCGGTTCTGTCGCTGATCCTGGGGATGGGGCTGCCGACAACGGCGAACTATATCGTCGTCTCGGCGCTGCTTGCGCCGGTGATCGTGACGCTCGGCCAGCAGAACGGGCTGATTGTGCCGCTGATCGCGGTGCATCTGTTCGTGTTCTATTTCGGGATCATGGCGGATGTGACGCCCCCCGTGGGGCTGGCCTCCTTCGCGGCGGCGGCCGTGTCGGGCGGCGATCCGATCAGGACCGGGGTTGTCGCCTTCTTCTACAGCCTGCGGACGGCGGCGCTGCCGTTCCTGTTTATCTTCAACACCGATCTGCTGCTGATCGACGTGGGCTGGCTGCACGGAATATTCGTGTTCATTACGGCGACGCTGGCCATGCTGCTGTTTGCGGCGGCAACACAGGGCTGGTTCCTGACCCGGAACAATATTCTGGAAACCGTGGCGCTGCTGCTGGTGGCCTTCACCATTTTCCGCCCGGGTTTCTGGATGGATATGGTCGCCCCGCCCTGGGACGATTTGCCGCCCGCGCAGCTTGAGCAGGCATTGGAAGATGCGCCTGTGGGCGAGCCGTTCCGCCTGTCCGTTGCCGGTCTGAATGCGGTTGGCGATCCGGTGGAGTTCCGCGTCGAACTGCCCGTGCCCGAGGGGGAGACGGGGGCGGACCGTCTTGCCGCGCTCGGGATCGAGACGATCCAGAACGGCGATCAGGTGATGATCGACAATGTTGCCTTCGATAGCCCCGCAGCAGAGGCCGGCCTTGACTGGGATCAGGAAATTCAGCTTGTCCGCGCGCCCGCTGATGCCCCGTCGAAATATCTGATGTATATCCCGGCCTTCCTGCTTCTGGCCTTCGTTGTCTGGATGCAGCGTCGCCGGGCCGGGCCGGGTGATTCCGGTGTGGCGGCGCAGCCTGCCGCGACCTGA
- the yihA gene encoding ribosome biogenesis GTP-binding protein YihA/YsxC has product MKVSFPVAGEPDPAEAEAARQLFAGPVDFVKGVVAMDGLPPADRPEICFAGRSNVGKSSLINALTGRKGIARASNTPGRTQEINYFALGQRAYLVDLPGYGFAKAPVAVVKKWQELLKNYLAGRPTLRRAFCLIDSRHGIKPVDHEIMTLLDKSAVPFQVVLTKADKLGPNAIKPVLAQVEDELQKHPAAFPELVVTSSDKGQGIATLRAIIGGLD; this is encoded by the coding sequence ATGAAGGTCTCCTTCCCTGTCGCGGGCGAGCCGGACCCTGCCGAGGCGGAAGCCGCGCGCCAGCTTTTCGCCGGGCCGGTTGATTTCGTCAAAGGCGTGGTCGCAATGGATGGGTTGCCACCCGCCGACCGGCCCGAGATATGTTTCGCCGGACGATCCAATGTCGGCAAATCCAGCCTGATCAATGCGCTGACCGGGCGCAAGGGGATCGCGCGCGCCTCGAACACACCGGGCCGCACGCAGGAAATCAACTATTTCGCGCTCGGTCAGCGGGCCTATCTCGTCGATCTGCCCGGCTATGGGTTTGCCAAAGCCCCGGTTGCCGTGGTGAAAAAATGGCAGGAATTGCTGAAAAATTACCTCGCGGGCAGACCGACACTGCGGCGCGCCTTCTGCCTGATCGATTCGCGCCACGGGATCAAACCCGTGGATCACGAGATCATGACGCTGCTCGATAAATCCGCAGTGCCGTTTCAGGTGGTGCTGACCAAGGCCGACAAGCTGGGGCCGAACGCCATCAAGCCGGTTCTGGCGCAGGTCGAGGATGAATTGCAGAAACATCCTGCGGCTTTTCCTGAGCTTGTGGTGACCTCGTCCGACAAGGGTCAGGGAATTGCGACGCTGCGCGCGATTATTGGCGGGTTGGATTAG
- a CDS encoding universal stress protein, with protein MFKTILMPIDLQHKSSWSRALPAARAQLGEGVELHLLGIVHDVGNAWVASYLPKGYEQRALEEMKAELDSFVARELADVDGVTTHVGYGHVAETIVETADRIGADLIVMASRSPDELRTFRIASQGDRVVRHSPISVLIVR; from the coding sequence ATGTTCAAGACAATCCTGATGCCGATCGACCTTCAGCATAAATCGAGCTGGTCGCGCGCGCTGCCAGCCGCGCGGGCGCAGCTGGGTGAGGGGGTGGAACTGCATCTGCTGGGCATCGTCCATGATGTCGGCAATGCCTGGGTCGCCAGCTATCTGCCGAAAGGTTATGAGCAGCGGGCGCTGGAGGAAATGAAGGCGGAGCTCGACAGTTTCGTCGCGCGCGAGCTGGCGGATGTCGACGGGGTCACGACCCATGTCGGATATGGCCATGTCGCGGAGACCATTGTGGAGACTGCGGACCGGATCGGGGCCGATCTGATCGTCATGGCGTCACGGTCGCCGGATGAGCTTCGGACCTTTCGTATCGCCAGCCAGGGCGACCGGGTCGTGCGCCACTCCCCGATCAGCGTACTGATCGTTCGCTGA
- the argB gene encoding acetylglutamate kinase encodes MNRDFAAAATTLSEALPYMQRYSDAVVVVKFGGNAMGDDAEMAKFASDIVLMKQVGIHPVVVHGGGPMINDLLGRLGIESHFVRGKRVTTKQTVEVVEMVLSGLVNKRIVQAINDAGGRAIGISGKDDDLMVCEADDPELGFVGKPVEMNIQIIRDLYKAGLIPVIAPVATGMADNETFNVNGDTAAGAIAGALQADRLLLLTDVSGVKDKSGEVITQMTPDQVRAMIADGTIAGGMIPKTETALNAIAEGVRAVVILDGRVPNACLLELFTEHGAGSLIRSTEPRVKPRGLRQAAGAI; translated from the coding sequence ATGAACCGAGACTTCGCCGCCGCCGCAACGACATTGTCCGAAGCCCTGCCCTATATGCAGCGATATTCCGATGCCGTGGTCGTGGTGAAGTTCGGTGGCAATGCCATGGGCGACGATGCGGAGATGGCGAAATTCGCCTCTGACATCGTGCTGATGAAGCAGGTCGGCATTCATCCGGTCGTGGTGCATGGCGGCGGACCGATGATCAACGATCTGCTGGGCAGGCTGGGGATCGAAAGCCATTTCGTGCGCGGCAAGCGCGTCACCACCAAGCAAACCGTCGAGGTGGTGGAGATGGTTCTCTCCGGCCTCGTCAACAAGCGCATCGTTCAGGCAATCAATGACGCGGGCGGGCGGGCCATCGGGATTTCCGGCAAGGATGACGACCTGATGGTGTGCGAGGCCGATGACCCGGAACTGGGCTTCGTCGGCAAGCCGGTCGAAATGAATATCCAGATCATCCGCGATCTTTATAAGGCCGGGCTGATTCCGGTGATTGCGCCGGTCGCGACCGGCATGGCGGATAACGAGACCTTCAACGTCAATGGCGACACGGCGGCAGGTGCAATTGCCGGCGCACTTCAGGCCGACCGGCTGCTGCTGCTGACCGATGTGTCAGGCGTCAAGGACAAATCGGGCGAGGTTATCACCCAGATGACCCCCGATCAGGTCCGCGCCATGATCGCTGACGGCACAATCGCGGGGGGTATGATCCCCAAGACCGAAACCGCACTGAACGCAATCGCAGAGGGTGTGCGCGCCGTGGTGATCCTTGACGGGCGGGTGCCGAATGCCTGCCTTCTGGAGTTGTTCACCGAACACGGGGCGGGCAGCCTGATCCGCTCGACCGAGCCGCGGGTGAAACCGCGCGGGCTGCGGCAGGCCGCTGGTGCGATTTGA
- a CDS encoding MOSC domain-containing protein: protein MIRLAQIWRYPLKAIGRQKLDRVKLTKGERLPFDRHWAVMHEASAEKLGDADGLDGWMPKSAFLRGAAGPSLQAISGGLSNGKLMLSHPDQADISVDPTKDEDEARLIDWLRPLWPEDKPAPSRLVSGSVPLTDAKNPYVSINSIESLREIEIHVGHRIGVERWRGNLWIEGGEPFEELDWIGREIRIGAARLIVREPIGRCAATAVDTETGRPDRSMVQIVNEKYDHTNFGVYAEVIDGADIAPMDEVIVADAPAPDPNAADGA, encoded by the coding sequence ATGATCCGCCTCGCACAGATCTGGCGCTATCCGTTGAAAGCCATCGGACGCCAGAAGCTGGATCGCGTAAAGCTGACCAAGGGTGAACGTCTGCCCTTCGACCGGCACTGGGCGGTCATGCACGAGGCCTCGGCGGAGAAGCTGGGTGATGCGGATGGTCTGGACGGCTGGATGCCGAAATCCGCCTTCCTGCGCGGCGCGGCAGGCCCGTCTCTGCAAGCGATCAGTGGCGGGTTGAGCAATGGGAAACTGATGCTCAGCCACCCGGATCAAGCGGATATTTCCGTCGACCCGACCAAGGATGAGGACGAGGCACGGCTGATCGACTGGCTGCGTCCGCTCTGGCCGGAGGACAAGCCGGCCCCGTCCCGTCTGGTCAGCGGTTCGGTGCCGCTGACGGATGCGAAGAATCCCTATGTTTCGATCAATTCAATCGAGAGCCTGCGCGAAATCGAGATTCATGTCGGTCACCGTATCGGCGTGGAAAGATGGCGCGGCAATCTCTGGATTGAGGGCGGGGAACCGTTCGAGGAACTCGACTGGATCGGTCGCGAAATCCGCATCGGCGCGGCGCGTCTGATCGTGCGCGAACCGATTGGCCGCTGTGCAGCGACGGCGGTCGATACCGAAACCGGCAGACCGGATCGTTCGATGGTGCAAATCGTCAACGAAAAATACGACCACACGAATTTCGGCGTCTATGCCGAGGTGATCGACGGTGCGGATATCGCGCCGATGGACGAGGTGATCGTGGCTGACGCGCCTGCGCCTGATCCAAATGCGGCGGATGGCGCATGA
- a CDS encoding histidine phosphatase family protein: MTPSGYRRLILTRHAKSAWDDPTLDDSDRPLNARGRRAALLLGDFLASRGYEPEEVLCSPSLRTRQTWEYISAATLEVRPDLRIENGLYHARPAEMLKILKTAKHQTVMMIGHNPGIAELAESLPARVPMDPDFRRYPTAATLVVDFQIEDWAEIEKGTGSVMDFVRIDGRN, translated from the coding sequence ATGACCCCATCTGGCTATCGCCGTCTGATCCTCACCCGCCACGCAAAATCGGCATGGGACGATCCGACGCTCGATGATTCCGACCGCCCGCTGAACGCGCGTGGCCGCCGCGCCGCGCTTTTGCTGGGGGATTTCCTCGCCTCGCGCGGCTATGAACCGGAGGAGGTGCTGTGTTCGCCCTCTCTGCGGACCCGGCAGACATGGGAATATATCTCTGCCGCGACGCTTGAGGTGCGGCCCGATCTGCGCATCGAGAACGGGCTGTATCACGCCCGCCCGGCGGAGATGTTGAAGATCCTCAAGACCGCGAAGCATCAGACCGTGATGATGATCGGCCATAATCCCGGCATCGCGGAACTGGCCGAAAGCCTGCCGGCGCGGGTGCCGATGGATCCCGATTTCCGGCGCTATCCGACGGCGGCGACTCTGGTGGTCGATTTTCAGATTGAGGACTGGGCCGAGATTGAAAAAGGCACCGGCAGCGTAATGGACTTCGTCCGTATCGACGGACGCAACTGA
- the trpB gene encoding tryptophan synthase subunit beta: MGYLKSHPDANGFFGPYGGAELPPVLVEHFNAIHQAYLRLSRSADFINELRYIRKHFQGRPTPISYFGNLSADCGGAQIYAKREDLNHTGAHKLNHCMAEVLLAKHMGKTKVMAETGAGQHGVALATAAAYFGLDCEIHMGEIDIAKEAPNVTRMKLLGAEVVPVSFGGRSLKEAVDSCFQSYVAQAEHALFAIGSVVGPHPFPMMVRDFQHVVGIESREQFLEMTGRLPDMVAACVGGGSNAMGLFAGFIDDEEVELHGVEPLGTSSKLGDHAATLTYGEDGDIHGFKTVVLKDADGNPAPVHTVASGLDYPGVGPEHAYLRKIGRAQYSAADDKEALDAFYRLSRREGIIPALESAHAVAFALREAPKHPGKTILINLSGRGDKDIDYVTETYGFSAEG, from the coding sequence ATGGGTTATCTGAAATCGCACCCCGATGCGAATGGCTTCTTCGGTCCTTATGGCGGTGCGGAGCTTCCGCCGGTTCTGGTGGAGCATTTCAACGCGATCCATCAGGCCTATCTGCGGCTGTCACGGTCGGCGGATTTCATCAACGAGCTGCGCTATATCCGCAAGCATTTTCAGGGCCGCCCGACCCCGATCAGCTATTTCGGCAACCTGTCCGCCGATTGCGGCGGCGCGCAGATCTATGCCAAGCGGGAGGATCTGAACCATACCGGCGCGCATAAGCTGAACCATTGCATGGCAGAAGTCCTGCTGGCCAAGCATATGGGCAAGACCAAGGTCATGGCCGAAACCGGGGCGGGCCAGCACGGCGTGGCGCTGGCGACGGCGGCGGCCTATTTCGGGCTCGATTGCGAGATTCATATGGGCGAGATCGATATCGCCAAGGAAGCCCCGAACGTGACCCGGATGAAGCTGCTCGGCGCGGAGGTCGTGCCGGTCAGCTTTGGCGGACGCTCCCTGAAAGAGGCCGTGGATAGCTGTTTCCAATCCTATGTCGCGCAGGCGGAGCATGCGCTATTCGCCATCGGCAGCGTCGTCGGCCCGCATCCCTTCCCGATGATGGTGCGCGATTTCCAGCATGTCGTGGGGATCGAATCGCGCGAGCAATTCCTCGAAATGACGGGCCGCCTGCCCGACATGGTTGCCGCCTGTGTCGGTGGCGGCTCAAACGCAATGGGTCTGTTCGCCGGTTTCATCGACGATGAGGAGGTGGAGTTGCACGGGGTCGAACCGCTCGGCACCTCTTCCAAGCTGGGCGATCACGCGGCCACGCTGACCTATGGCGAGGATGGCGATATTCATGGCTTCAAAACCGTGGTGCTGAAGGATGCCGATGGCAATCCGGCCCCGGTCCACACCGTCGCCTCGGGGCTGGATTACCCCGGCGTCGGCCCGGAACATGCCTATCTGCGCAAGATCGGACGCGCGCAATATAGTGCGGCGGATGATAAGGAGGCGCTTGACGCCTTCTATCGCCTGTCCCGGCGCGAGGGGATCATCCCGGCACTCGAAAGCGCCCATGCAGTTGCCTTTGCGCTGCGCGAGGCGCCGAAACATCCCGGCAAGACCATCCTCATCAACCTGTCCGGGCGCGGTGACAAGGATATCGACTATGTGACTGAAACATATGGATTCAGTGCCGAGGGTTGA
- the yidC gene encoding membrane protein insertase YidC, whose product MEDNNRNLILAMVLSMLVVLVWYSFFAPEPPPPAPVDETVQTETGAPATPAAPVTSGNAVTGGAAVAASDDVSATAARISIDSPSLEGSLSLAGGRIDDLLLKNYRETLDESSPDVRVLTPTVANQLNPNDPGLAGQKPYYVIYGWSPVAGADPSLVPGTGTVWEVESGDTLGPDSPVTLRWDNGAGQIFRRHYTLDDKFLFTVTQSVENTSDTPFEAAPYGIIARHGQPDTQNFFVLHEGMVAMTDGELMETKYKKMPDFDPVAGDGRAEIIDVAESGWIGFTDKYWMTTLAPVSGQPFRAVAKYTEGLDIYQTETRFPVITVAAGASASSESYLFAGAKEWETIRGYEQDPGIQRFVDSIDWGWFYFLTKPIFRLLHWLNGFLGNMGWSIIALTFILKALVFPLARKSYVSMARMRELQPQMEALKERVGDDRAKMQQEMMALYKKEKVNPAAGCLPILIQIPIFFSLYKVIFVTLELRHAPWIGWIRDLSAPDPSSILNLFGLLPYAAPARDSMIGIISLSVMAIILGISMWLQQKLNPAPADPTQKMIFAWMPWVFMFMLGGFASGLVLYWITNNVITILQQYTIMSMHGSPPNLFGNIRDSVRPKKKKE is encoded by the coding sequence ATGGAAGATAACAACCGCAATCTGATCCTGGCGATGGTTCTGTCCATGCTGGTGGTTCTGGTATGGTACAGCTTCTTCGCCCCGGAGCCTCCGCCGCCGGCACCGGTCGACGAAACCGTGCAGACCGAAACCGGCGCACCCGCGACACCGGCAGCGCCGGTGACCAGCGGCAATGCGGTGACGGGCGGCGCGGCGGTTGCGGCGAGCGATGATGTCTCGGCCACGGCGGCACGGATCAGCATCGACAGCCCGTCGCTGGAAGGCTCGCTGTCGCTGGCAGGCGGCCGGATTGATGATCTTCTGCTGAAGAACTACCGCGAGACGCTGGATGAATCGTCGCCCGACGTGCGGGTCCTGACACCAACCGTTGCCAACCAGCTGAACCCGAACGACCCCGGGCTGGCCGGGCAGAAACCCTATTACGTCATCTATGGCTGGAGCCCTGTTGCAGGCGCCGATCCGTCGCTGGTTCCGGGCACCGGAACCGTCTGGGAGGTGGAATCGGGTGATACGCTGGGCCCTGACAGCCCGGTCACGCTTCGCTGGGATAACGGTGCAGGCCAGATCTTCCGCCGTCATTACACGCTGGACGACAAATTCCTGTTTACTGTCACGCAATCGGTCGAAAACACTTCCGATACGCCATTTGAGGCCGCCCCTTACGGCATCATCGCCCGCCACGGCCAACCTGACACGCAGAATTTCTTTGTTCTCCATGAGGGTATGGTCGCCATGACCGATGGCGAGCTGATGGAGACCAAGTACAAGAAGATGCCGGATTTCGACCCGGTGGCTGGAGACGGCCGGGCCGAAATCATCGACGTGGCGGAAAGCGGCTGGATCGGGTTCACCGATAAATACTGGATGACCACGCTTGCTCCGGTGTCGGGCCAGCCCTTCCGCGCAGTCGCGAAATATACCGAAGGCCTGGATATCTATCAGACCGAAACCCGCTTTCCGGTGATCACGGTCGCAGCCGGCGCCAGCGCGTCGAGCGAGAGCTATCTGTTTGCCGGGGCCAAGGAATGGGAAACCATCCGCGGTTACGAGCAGGATCCGGGCATTCAGCGTTTCGTCGATTCCATCGACTGGGGCTGGTTCTACTTCCTGACCAAGCCGATTTTCCGCCTGCTGCACTGGCTGAACGGTTTCCTCGGCAATATGGGCTGGTCGATCATCGCCCTGACCTTCATCCTCAAGGCGCTTGTGTTCCCGCTGGCGCGCAAATCCTACGTCTCGATGGCGCGGATGCGTGAGCTGCAGCCCCAGATGGAGGCGCTGAAAGAGCGTGTCGGCGACGACCGTGCCAAGATGCAGCAGGAGATGATGGCGCTCTACAAGAAGGAGAAGGTCAATCCGGCGGCAGGCTGTCTGCCGATCCTGATCCAGATTCCCATCTTCTTCAGCCTTTACAAGGTGATTTTCGTCACGCTGGAACTGCGCCACGCGCCGTGGATCGGCTGGATCCGCGACCTGTCCGCGCCCGATCCGTCCTCGATCCTGAACCTGTTCGGACTGCTGCCCTATGCCGCCCCGGCGCGCGACAGCATGATCGGGATCATCTCGCTGTCGGTCATGGCGATCATTCTGGGTATCTCCATGTGGCTCCAGCAGAAGCTGAACCCGGCACCCGCAGATCCGACGCAGAAAATGATCTTCGCCTGGATGCCGTGGGTGTTCATGTTCATGCTGGGCGGTTTCGCCTCGGGTCTGGTGCTCTACTGGATCACCAACAACGTCATCACGATCCTGCAGCAATACACGATCATGTCGATGCATGGCAGCCCGCCGAACCTGTTCGGAAATATCCGTGACAGCGTACGGCCCAAGAAGAAAAAAGAATGA
- a CDS encoding TerB family tellurite resistance protein — protein sequence MKDVVPAQAPELPRPRSFWQRIADRLAAFMGSKRPATPPEKSVAFTIAVISLGAKLAKADGRVDRSEVAAFRRVFKIPRGEEKNAARVFDLARQNVAGYDAWAHRIARLFRPGDPALENVIEGLVIIATADGTMHTAERAMLDDISRIFSVPQERLATIIARHDAEAACPPCQQLGLPPDATLAEGRARWRELLNEHHPDRAIAAGLPREAIRLAEARTRAINTAWEQFRASRSPG from the coding sequence ATGAAAGACGTTGTACCCGCACAGGCCCCCGAACTTCCCCGCCCGCGCAGCTTCTGGCAGCGGATCGCGGACCGGCTTGCCGCATTCATGGGATCGAAAAGACCGGCAACGCCGCCGGAAAAATCGGTGGCGTTTACCATAGCTGTGATCTCGCTCGGGGCGAAGCTGGCCAAGGCTGACGGGCGGGTCGACCGCTCCGAGGTGGCCGCATTTCGGCGGGTGTTCAAAATCCCCCGCGGGGAGGAAAAAAACGCCGCCCGCGTCTTCGATCTCGCCCGGCAGAACGTCGCGGGTTACGACGCATGGGCGCACCGGATCGCGCGTTTGTTCCGCCCCGGCGATCCCGCACTGGAAAACGTGATCGAGGGGCTGGTGATCATCGCAACTGCCGACGGGACGATGCACACGGCCGAGCGGGCGATGCTGGACGATATAAGCCGGATCTTTTCGGTCCCGCAGGAACGGCTCGCAACCATCATCGCGCGGCATGATGCCGAAGCCGCCTGCCCGCCCTGTCAGCAGCTTGGCCTGCCGCCGGATGCGACACTGGCCGAAGGGCGCGCACGGTGGCGCGAATTGCTGAACGAACACCACCCGGACCGCGCCATCGCTGCCGGCCTGCCGCGTGAGGCAATCCGGCTGGCGGAGGCCCGTACCCGTGCCATCAACACGGCCTGGGAACAATTCCGCGCGAGCAGAAGCCCGGGCTGA